The Toxotes jaculatrix isolate fToxJac2 chromosome 14, fToxJac2.pri, whole genome shotgun sequence genomic interval AAGTCCAGCGGATAGAAGAAAAAGACGACATATTTCCCTGCaccaagggggaaaaaaaagtttgtgaatTTGTCATGTGACAATGCACCTATGGTAACTGCAGTCTAATTAATTCCTGTCGTTAGTAATGTAAATGAATGTCTATTCAAGACATTGTTGGGATCACAGAACAGTGAGTCACATTCGAGAGGAGAGCGGCATCAAAGCATGTCCTCCAACCAACAGAAGATGAGACACAGGTTTAGGTGTACCTCTGTAGTCTGACAGCTTCAGATCCTGGAACTGTCCATCAGGCATCACCGCTTTGGCTGTGAAGTCTGGGGCCAGCTTTCCAATATATGCTTTTCCTGCTGCCATCTTCAGTCTGACTGGATtacacaaaaggaaaacagtttAAGTGTTGTGCAATCTCTTCTCAAAATCACAACTGTGCATTGTTTCTTTGCGTGTGTGAAATCATGGCTCTAACCATTCACTTTACACATTCACAGGACAAGGAAATTATGTCTCTCTTGTACAGAATATCAACACAGTTGTGCAATTGTTCAGTTTCTAATGAAAGAACTGTGCATTTTAAAGCTTAGTGAATTAGTGAATTTTCACTATCAGTAATCTATCGATAATTATCTTGATTAATCAAATTACTGTTTGgtgtacaaaacattttttgtcattCAACTTATCACTTCAGCTACAGTGAATTCAGCACTAAAGGTATGCTATAGCACAATGGACGTGTTCTTAATTAATTGGTACCTGGTATGACAATAGATTAATGGATGAAGTATTTTTCCAGCAGCAACACTGGCCTCTCCATTGAGagtatttgttgcttttctttgtcctatgtgatagtaaactgaCATGCTTCAAGTTTCTCATAGTTTgtcaaaaagaaacaaaaagaaaacacttgtgGATTTTCACTATTATCTgccattttaaagacaaaacgATTACTCAGCTAATTGTAAAAATTAATAATctattgttagttgcagccctaaaggTGAAGCAAATAAAGTTTTGACATCTTCTTCAGAGAGACTGTACtcttatataatataaaattatataaaaatattaggTGAATATGACAATAGGAAAACGAGTAATATTGTGTTAAATACACTGTAATATTATTGATATTATAAAACCAAGGagataaaaggggaaaaaaaggaagaaagtacgattttttttttctaaactcgAAACTGAATACCACAGATTGATGTAGGCTATATTAGAGCAGAGGTTAATTTAAAGGCTCATTCTGTAGGCAGACCTCAGACTTGACAGCCATTTACTGACACCACCTGTAACACATGAGCTATTTCCACTTCTTCTCTCAGTTTTAACTCACACGTCTTTCCGCATATGAATATCCTGTGCAACTTTCAACGTTTCTTTCTTGTCACAACTTCAGGAATTGTACCACCTGAGGCCATTGGTCAAGGTGAAATTATAACGCGTTTTGGGTAATTCACTAGCTAACGCTGACACCAGAGGATCCAAAAATGTCGAAATTTGCTCTTGACGTTTGATTTCAGAgcaaccaaaaaaaagtatctgtcctttctgtctgtggaaacttttcaatcaacaacaacagactATATGACCAAATTCACCTTTTCCTTTATTATACCTACAAACCAGGTAGGTTTTTCGGAACGAACGAGATGatcattttgtgaaaaaaaaaaaaaaagcacttgtTGAACAGTGAATTCAACAACAGCGACGCAACTGGAAAACTTCGACTGACAGACACTTAGGAAACActtaggaaaaaaacagaaaaactaacTCAAAACGTAAAATAGactgataaaaaaatattttctgtattttgttatACATACCTCTGACTTTACCACACCAACGGACGTAGGAGATCGGAGTGCAGGGGCTACCAAGCGCGATTGTGGAATTTATACCACGGCTCAGTTCTCGCGATGAGATCGTTCCGAACGTGAGCACAGCCCACTTCACAGTCAATCCAGTCTTCTCAACCCCACTACACAGGATGACTTTGCATTTTTCCTTATCACTTTTCTGGGAATTTTCATGCTCTTGTGAAACCAGATCAGATCGCGGAATACGAGGAGCCGACGGGACGAAGAAAATGCCTCCAGGAAATATTCCCCAGATTCTGTTTTCAAAGTCTCACTGTTACTTAAAAATCCCAGAGGGAAATCTATCACCACGATATTTTATCCAAGTTCACTAGACAGGGGCACAGGGCAACCTTcagtctctcgctctctcgttTTGATGTATGGCACTGAATGATTCATCTGAAAGTTAAAGAAAGCAGGTTTCTAATGCCTTGCAGTTCCCTAATCCAAACTATCATCCATGCTGGGGTCACACAGTCATGAGGTTTCCTCATATGACTAATTTTCTCTCCGGGTGTGGAGGATATCCATTGTCATCATGAACAGGCATTAAACACACCTTCAAATTGCTGCTACAACCCCCACTCTCTGTTGCAGCCTCCTGGTGCCCTTTTAGTGGGTGATTAACAAATTAAATTTACCTCTCAGGACATAAATCTCTTGCAGCACCAGGCCACCAGCACCTTCTAGATTCTTGATTATTGTCTTTCACCAAGTTTCCTTGCAGTAATGATCATGTTTCAACCCAGGGCTGAGAAGCTCAGACATTAGCTTTGAGGaagacaaaacactgtcaaacGTGGGCTCACGCTGTACATTGTACAGTAAACTTTTCTTGCTAAGAATAGAAACAGTAGTTCCCCAAAACgggtaaaaacaaaagcacatacatagctttttttctcacaaacaaATCACAAGGACAAATTCAGTGCcctttatttatataaattataGATAGAGACTATTGCACTCTTGAAATATTCTTTGTTTTATCAAGCTCTTTGACACAGTTGCACTTGCCAGGCAATGTCCTCCATGTTTCCTGGATTGTCACTCACTACCAAACTATTTGGTATTTACAATGGGACATACTGCACGGTGCGGTGCACTGTTGCAACATCTTGTACTTATCCTGTGGGCTGCAGAAGGCAttttttcattctcatttcCTCCTCATCATTGCTATATTTACATAATGACTAAACTGAGGCACAGCACCCTTTGTCTATGCATTTTCACACTAACACCAGTTTCCATAGGCTAATGAAAAACTAATTTGCTGAGAGACTGTATCTGTTGAAAGGGTCCGTAAATGTAaattttcaaatacatttttaaggtGCAACAAACTACTTGACTCAGGAGAGTCACTTGATACTCGTCTGTATTAATTCCTAGGTGACATGCTGAATCAGGACATAgttttacattaattaaaaatggtGTTCACTTTCCCTCATTAATGATCTTGATTATTTCACCAACCAGAGTGAACTGTGTACCTCAGATTTCTGGACAAAAGTGTAGAGGAACTATTTTCCACATCTAACTTACACACAGACCTATATACTATACACTATATATGTGACAACATATAACCTTGTGTGTGACAGTTGCTACCCTCCAATAAGAGCAAAACCACTGAAGAGGAAGTGAGGATAGTTTCACAGAGCCACATACTGTAGGTCACAGTATATCtcaaattacattacattgtttTCAGCTGGCAACAGTTTTATGCAAAAGTAGTTGAAGGCAGACCAAGGCAAAACAAAATTGTCTTGTTTTAGTGACTTTGAGTGATCTTGCCAAATTCCTTGCCACATGAGTACAATTTTATAAATTGAGTTCTATATATGTTTACAACCCATCATTTGTAGACAAAACCTGTGTTGTTTAACAGAGAATATTAGGTCACCTGAGTCTGGGTAACCTGGACAGACAGAGGCTGATATCTGCTCAAACAGCACCTCCACAGTGcctattttctcctctgtcaccgAGAGACGTCTTTGTATGCTGTTGCCATAGGCACCGCATCAAGGGCCAGATAAGAGGGGGGCACACAATAACCTCCTGTTAGAAGCACAGCGGTGGGCTAGTGATCAAACGCTGCCCTGCGTTCATCTCCTGTCTCACAATATGCCCGTAATTGGTGCATGTGCTCCACTGCTGATTCCAAAGCAGCTGGGTGTTTGAAGGGCACTTGTGTGTCCATCATCCTGGTTACGTTCAGCCCTGcaaaatatcaaaacatttttttttaatggataaGTCTGTGGATTAAAAGTTCGTTGCAAAGCAGTGATACTTTTGGTCCAGTATTGGTAAATTAATGCATTTCTGTGTTCGCTTTAAATAATTCCCAAGAGCACTGACATGAACATAGTCAATATGTTTAAAGGCTTCACATGTTGCATTCAGCGAAGGACTGATGACTGTATTACTGTGTGGGCTTTTCATCATAAGCTTGCTGCCTATCAGTCGTAATACACCCACCAAACAGGAGCAGCAGATCTCaacacaaaaggaaaactgagttagttaaaaatgttttctcactgaACACACCTCttgtgtctcactgtcacaaaacaagattaaattaataattcagCAGTTTGGGAAATATACACATATGGTGTAGATACTGTGCTCCAAGGCAGGCTGAGTTCATACAGTGAtcaatgtgtgtttgcatgacaAACAAACTATAAAAAACATTATGTAAAGCCTTTAACCCACTACAATATTGGCTTTGCCTAAAATAAACTCAGCCCAACTATTTCCACTCACACTGATGCTGCTCAGTGGAATAACAGTGAAGTGTGTGACTCAGTAAGCTGTGCTGCAGTGTTGGTAGATTTCACTAAGAAATTATAGCCGTTAAAGCTGTGTCTCTAAAGATGACAGAGTGTGGAGGGTTGGGTAGGACTGACTCAGTGTGAGGTTGATTGGGTGCCAGGTCCAGACTTGTCTTGACGAGGCAGCGACACAGCAGAGTCAGCAGGAGGAGCTCGGGGGGAGCTGGGCAATCCCTGTCCCTCACAGCAGGACATGACAGCAGCttgtactgcacacacacacacacacacacacacacacacacacacacacatatatagtcAGTATAACAAATAAATGTGAAGTAACCCAATACATTTGAACATATGAAATGTTTCATCgtacttctttcttttcataacattttattgtataatattctttatttttatatttcatatttaatagTCTGtattatgttatatatatatatatatatatatatatatatatatatatatatatattttttttttttttttttttttttttcctttttttttttaaattcacaatgTCCCTTTTCACCAAGAAATATAAAGCAAgctgattttttaaattgttgatttatttcattattttatattgaataaataattttatctgTACTTAttcatgaaaatgttttacaatgatgaatattttttttttagaactcTACACTTagtagtagtggtggtggtggtagaaacattaatagtagtagtagaagtagtCACAGTAGTAACAATAGCAGCAGTATTTGCAGCTGCTAGTAGCAGTATCAGTAAATGTATTAGTTGTCGTAGTAGAAGCAGAAGTAGTCATAGATCAATAGACCTGTACCTTTAAGAATTCTCCCGCGCTGGTAACCGGGAAATTGACCGGAAGAGGCAGGAATATTTCGCGCCAAATTGAAACAACAGATCAGGCAGTGCGAGCAGCGGGAGAGACGAGCTGAGACACAAACCACAGGAtactgcttttactttttctgttctttttttgtccacCCTTCAGTCAAGGTATGTAGCTACCTACCGTaacatgttgtgtgttgtaGTCTTTCACTGGGTTAGCCTGCAATATAACGAAGACTTACAGGCTGAACTCGGTCAGCTGTTCGGTTTTTGTTGAGTTGAgctgaaaagtgtttttttttctctctctgtccagtgtAGCTAACATGGAGGAGGCAAACAAGCTAATCGGCACCGGAAAGAAGCACCTGGTGATGGGGAAGGTGGTGGAGGCGGTGAGCGCCCTGCAGGAGGCCTGCGGCATGCTGTGAGTTAACTATGAgacaaaggaaggaaggaaggaatgaatgaatgaatgaatgaatgaatgaatgaacctgTCCATCACACTGTCAGCTCACAGGGCTCAAACTAACAAGCAACCCAAAGTCAGAATGGTTAATCttaaaggttttattttcatttttttaagttaCACAACTAAAATGCTTTTGAAATACTTTTTTGTCAACCTTTCTTTTTGATTGTTTGGTTTACCGAATGccaaaaaagattaatcgagtaTCCGTATCGATTACTtttgttgatcaactaatcCTTGCAGCTCTAGTCACGAGTAAacctttatatttatttattatttaatttctgtttcagAGCTAAAAAGTATGGAGACACAGCAGATGAGTGTGGAGAGGCTTTCTTCTGGTGCGGCAAAGCGCTGCTGGATTTGGCACGGTAAGTCCATGATtggtgtgaatttttttttttttcattccaccTGCTTTGACTTATTATTTCATAGAAATAGAAATTAACAAGTCCATTCCATTGTGGGTGAAAGCGTGCTGACCTATCTGATGGTTTTGTTGTAGGATGGAAAACTCAGTCCTGGGCAATGCCCTGGAAGGAGTgccagaagaggaggagggtgaggagaaaCCAAAAGACTCCAACATTGAGAGCACAGAAAACATTGATGGTGAGGAAAGGAAACTTAAAACAGTCATTTCCAACCTTCTTCTTGGCCTTGTTTTAGTGCTGTGTGagcatcattattattagtaaCATTAATAAATAAGGGGCATGCTTTGTTTGCGCTGCTCATCCTGACTGTGCTCTCTAACCCCAACAGAGAAGACCAGAGACGAGCTGAGGGTCCAGGTGTATGACGCCATGGCAGAGAAGAAAAACGAGGATGCTGAGAAcagtgaagagaagaagagtgaagaagctgcagagacGAACGGGGAAACGGAAAAGGCTGAGGCTGGTGACGAACAACAGGAAGCAGCgaaggaagagggagatgaggaaaagaagagtgaggtcagtgaaaacaaatctgctgaaaaagaagacaagaaggaagaggaggaggctgagaagGAAGAAGGCAAGGAAGAGGACTCAGCAGACAAACCGGAGGAAGCAGAAGAAGGTggctttcctttcttttttcctcctctgtcctttaATGCTAATCATAATGACACCATGGTAGTTGTGATGATATGTTGCCTGATTTAATTAAACACTTTGTTGgtatttctttttgttggttttcagatggtgaagaagagggggaggaagaagaCGGTGATGAAGCAGAAATGGAGGGTGATGCAGAAGAGCAAGGCGAAGGAGATGGTGCCGCTGAGAAGGTACTTTACCAGTCAGCTTGAGTGCACATCAAAGTGACCCTGCTCAGTTAATTTAAGAGTTggattttaaatcttttttttttttttgtgtattaatTTCAGGACAGCGACGATGAGGAGGTGGGGAACCTGCAGCTGGCCTGGGAGATGCTGGAAGTAGCCAAAGTCATCTACAAAAGGTAATGAAAGCTCCAGATGTGTTCTGAGCCACTATGATTGTTAGAACACGATGATAGTCATTGAAATACAGCTTTCATGTTAactttagggttttttttttcccctctcaaaTAAGGAAAGACAGTAAGGACGATCAGCTGATGGCAGCTCAGGCTCACCTGAAATTGGGTGAAGTTTCTGCTGAATCAGGTACAAACACGTCGCTCGACAAATCTTCCGTTTTGCaaacttgatttatttatttcattttggtCGTGACTGGTTGATCTCATGTTGTCATTTTAACCTTAAGCCATGTGTCACAGCAATATGCTATTAAAATGTCAACATACAGTGGtgtcagcttctcagatgtgagtaTTAGCTGCAAAACAAGCagaacagtgtgaacagtgatgGACATTTTCCACCACTTAGTCaatttcttgttaaatgaatcAACAGATTGTTAATGGTGAAAATAATTGCTAGTTGCAGTTCTTGCAGGATCTTAAAACTTGACAGTCATGAAGAAATTACTTGCAGTAGGAAGAGTAATTTTAGCCGACGTGAAAGCTAATGGGGATCTAGTTCACCataaataactgaaatgatACTTTAACATTTTTGCACCTTTCTGTCCTTATTGAGCAACGTGTGCTGAGTTGCTGCCCTTTTCTCCTCAGGAAATTACACACAGGCGTTGGAGGATTTCCAGGAGTGTTTCAAACTGCAGGTGAAGCACCTGGACTCAGACAGCCGCCTGCTCGCTGAGACTCACTACCAGCTCGGCCTGACCCACAGCCTGAACCTTCAGTACAGCCAAGCCATCGAGGAGCTCAACAGCTCCATCTCTGTCATAAAGAGCAGGCTGGGTAAGCAGGGCCGGCTGCTACAGCGTTTTCGCTCGCTCGTCACGTTTAGGTATGAGTGCCAGAGTCTGAGCTGTGCGCTAACACGTCCACCTTGTCTTTCAGACAAACTGCAAGGGCTGCTAGACAAGGCAGAGGGCCCGGAGGCTCTGCCTAATGAGaggaaggagatggaggagctgaaggcTCTGCTTCCAGAGATCcaggagaaggtggaggacGCCACAGAGGGACTGAAAACAGCGAGCTCTGCTTCCGAGGCTGTGAAGGGTGTACTGGTGAGTTAAAGATGGGCTTGTTTTCTTCAAACTGGAAAGAGCCGTGATTCGTGACGTCACTGTTCCATAGAAACATGAGGCGTGTGCACTGAGGTCTGAACCAGTAGGATTCGTTTTGTTGGTATTCTCTATTTTGGCCACCCATGCATGCAGCCTTAAATATTCATACATATCATTTAAACACAAATATCAAGTGTCAGTAAACAGAATTCCCATTTCTGCCATTTATTATACACAGGCTCTCTGCAGGTCTAAAATCTAAACAAGCACTGAGTTCAGATTCTTCAACAAAAAGACTTTTAAAGGTGTTAAAGTGATTCATAAAAGGTCTAAAATGTTAGGGTTAATGTTTAGttctcaaatgtttttgtatctgATTGTTGAGAGTGTCGACCTCTGACTGTAGCGTGGTTTGTAAGACACAGCTGTGAGTTACAGATTAACTTAAACTCCATATAAATGTTGTCAGGATGGaggctcctcttcctctgcattcCCCGGGTCCGCTCTGCAGAACGGCGACGCTTCCTCCAGTTCAAAAGTAAGTTGCACTTGTCATGGTTTACTTACTAAAATCCAAAGACGCAGG includes:
- the LOC121192969 gene encoding histone-binding protein N1/N2-like, which translates into the protein MEEANKLIGTGKKHLVMGKVVEAVSALQEACGMLAKKYGDTADECGEAFFWCGKALLDLARMENSVLGNALEGVPEEEEGEEKPKDSNIESTENIDEKTRDELRVQVYDAMAEKKNEDAENSEEKKSEEAAETNGETEKAEAGDEQQEAAKEEGDEEKKSEVSENKSAEKEDKKEEEEAEKEEGKEEDSADKPEEAEEDGEEEGEEEDGDEAEMEGDAEEQGEGDGAAEKDSDDEEVGNLQLAWEMLEVAKVIYKRKDSKDDQLMAAQAHLKLGEVSAESGNYTQALEDFQECFKLQVKHLDSDSRLLAETHYQLGLTHSLNLQYSQAIEELNSSISVIKSRLDKLQGLLDKAEGPEALPNERKEMEELKALLPEIQEKVEDATEGLKTASSASEAVKGVLDGGSSSSAFPGSALQNGDASSSSKINSTSTNGVNGSANGHSSTAPVSDISHLVRKKRKPEESPVKEGVVKKVKQDDGHTKGEQEPHTDGVPKANGETNGHTNSMEVESK